A window of the Isosphaera pallida ATCC 43644 genome harbors these coding sequences:
- a CDS encoding thioredoxin-like domain-containing protein — translation MTPLLSRVRWSVAAGLGLLMAWTMLPNAHAQVAPGPSSLNSVDGWINTADRIKLSDLRGKIVLLDFWTYCCINCHHILPDLEYLEDKYPNQLVVLGIHSPKFPAERDIENVRRKVAEYRIKHPVAQDSNQRVWKTLGIDTWPTLILLDARGREVLRLKGEGHRGTLDEAIARLIAVHRARGELNETPLVFTPESEKPANRETPLLYPGKVVAAGDSLFIADTGHNRIVIAGLDGSLKAVVGNGKIGMRDGAYERASFNRPQGIRLDALRNRLYVADTENHAIRAIDLTTRSVTTVAGTGEMVYPGLPGGPARRFGLNSPWDLVQIPETNQFLVAMAGTHQIYKIDFDQNATVVFSGSGIEEITDGPAPRAAYAQPSGLTTDGRIVFVADSETSSIRLLDPQTGAVRTLLGKGLFDFGDVEGGLTRARLQHCLAVEYANGKLYVADTYNNKIKVIDFSARTKTIRTLVGDRRRGDTDDPPRFDQPGGLSVLGGQLYVADTNNHKIRVVDLATLAVKTLTIDGLTPPPLERFKPSFPLAQKITLPETLVKPGDAYKLEVALTLPNGFQFGPDTPIQYLIETPGQSDALGTALDPNGGELRPPLDRFTLDLPLRTPLAAGETLTVTLSVATFLCRKSQGFCQPRSVIWTIPLRGDPGGTQTISLSNHGAAPSPALDPND, via the coding sequence ATGACCCCGCTCCTCTCCCGCGTCCGCTGGTCCGTTGCCGCTGGGCTGGGCCTGCTTATGGCCTGGACGATGCTTCCCAACGCCCACGCCCAGGTCGCGCCTGGACCCAGCTCGCTTAACTCGGTGGACGGCTGGATCAACACCGCCGACCGCATCAAGCTGAGTGACCTGCGGGGCAAGATTGTGTTGCTGGACTTCTGGACGTATTGTTGTATCAACTGCCATCATATCCTTCCGGATTTGGAGTATCTGGAGGACAAGTATCCCAACCAACTGGTGGTGTTGGGGATTCATTCGCCCAAATTCCCCGCCGAGCGGGACATCGAGAATGTTCGGCGCAAGGTGGCCGAATATCGGATCAAGCATCCGGTGGCCCAGGATAGCAACCAACGGGTTTGGAAGACGTTGGGGATCGACACCTGGCCGACTCTGATTTTGCTGGATGCGCGGGGGCGCGAGGTGTTGAGGCTCAAGGGGGAGGGGCATCGCGGCACCCTGGACGAGGCCATCGCGCGGCTGATCGCCGTTCACCGAGCGCGGGGGGAACTCAACGAGACGCCGCTGGTGTTCACGCCCGAAAGCGAGAAGCCGGCCAACCGGGAAACGCCGTTGCTCTATCCGGGTAAGGTGGTGGCAGCGGGCGACTCGCTCTTCATCGCCGACACCGGCCACAACCGAATTGTGATTGCTGGGCTGGACGGGTCACTGAAGGCGGTGGTGGGCAACGGCAAAATTGGTATGAGGGACGGGGCTTATGAACGCGCGTCGTTCAATCGGCCCCAGGGAATCCGGCTCGACGCGCTGAGGAACCGTCTCTATGTGGCCGACACCGAGAACCACGCGATTCGGGCGATCGACCTGACCACGCGGAGCGTGACCACCGTGGCAGGCACCGGCGAGATGGTTTATCCCGGCCTGCCGGGTGGCCCAGCACGGCGTTTTGGTCTGAACAGTCCGTGGGACCTGGTGCAAATCCCCGAGACGAATCAGTTTCTGGTAGCCATGGCCGGGACCCATCAAATCTACAAGATCGACTTTGACCAGAACGCCACGGTGGTCTTTTCCGGTTCGGGCATCGAGGAGATCACCGATGGCCCGGCCCCCCGCGCCGCCTACGCCCAGCCCAGCGGTCTGACGACCGATGGTCGGATCGTCTTCGTGGCCGACTCGGAAACCTCCTCGATCCGACTGCTCGATCCCCAAACCGGAGCGGTTCGCACCCTGTTGGGCAAAGGGTTGTTCGACTTCGGCGATGTCGAGGGCGGTCTGACCCGAGCGCGGTTGCAGCACTGTTTGGCGGTCGAATATGCCAACGGCAAGCTCTATGTGGCCGACACCTACAACAACAAGATCAAGGTCATCGACTTCTCGGCGCGGACCAAGACGATTCGCACCTTGGTAGGGGATCGTCGCCGGGGCGACACCGATGACCCTCCGCGGTTTGATCAGCCCGGCGGGCTGTCGGTGCTAGGCGGCCAGCTTTATGTGGCCGACACCAACAACCACAAAATCCGGGTGGTCGATCTCGCCACGCTGGCAGTCAAGACGCTGACCATCGACGGCCTGACTCCGCCACCCCTGGAACGGTTCAAGCCGAGTTTCCCGCTGGCCCAGAAGATCACGCTGCCGGAGACCCTGGTCAAACCGGGCGACGCCTACAAATTGGAAGTGGCACTGACATTGCCCAATGGCTTTCAATTCGGGCCGGACACCCCGATTCAATACCTGATCGAAACCCCCGGTCAATCCGACGCTCTGGGGACCGCTCTTGACCCCAACGGCGGGGAACTGCGCCCGCCCTTGGACCGTTTCACCCTCGACTTGCCATTGCGGACCCCCTTGGCTGCCGGTGAAACCTTGACCGTGACGCTCTCGGTAGCGACATTCCTTTGTCGGAAGTCTCAAGGCTTCTGCCAGCCACGCAGCGTGATCTGGACGATCCCACTGCGCGGCGATCCCGGGGGAACCCAAACCATCTCCCTCTCCAACCACGGCGCGGCTCCCTCGCCCGCCCTCGACCCCAACGACTAA
- a CDS encoding Mrp/NBP35 family ATP-binding protein — MATATLTEQDVLKALKGVKDPDLGRDLVDLGMIRDVQIGAGTVALAVNLTTPACPMKAKIESDVRAALTANLGDHLTYHIKMTAEVRGKGVQEKGDIPGVKNVIAVGSGKGGVGKSTMAAAIAYGLSNYGSRVGLLDADIYGPSIPTLVGVKGRPFIRGDKVEPLEADGLKLMSIGFLIEPDQAVVARGPIIHQYVTQFLHQVNWGELDYLVIDLPPGTGDVPLTLAQALPLTGAVVVCTPQEVALADAVRAVAMFRKLNVPLLGLVENMSYYVESDGKRVYLFGREGARRKAEELSVPFLGEVPLHISLREKGDEGRFREVFAEEAPSRDHLLRVVEQLAAQISIQNHKKPKLPKLEILG, encoded by the coding sequence ATGGCCACCGCCACGTTGACCGAACAGGATGTTTTGAAGGCACTCAAAGGAGTCAAAGACCCCGACCTGGGCCGCGACCTGGTCGATCTGGGGATGATCCGCGACGTCCAAATCGGCGCGGGGACTGTCGCGCTGGCGGTCAACCTGACGACGCCGGCCTGTCCCATGAAGGCCAAGATCGAAAGCGACGTGCGCGCCGCCCTGACCGCCAACCTCGGGGATCATTTGACCTATCACATCAAAATGACTGCCGAGGTGCGCGGCAAGGGAGTCCAGGAAAAAGGAGATATTCCGGGCGTCAAAAACGTCATCGCGGTCGGCTCGGGCAAGGGGGGAGTTGGCAAATCGACGATGGCCGCGGCGATCGCCTATGGCCTGTCTAATTATGGCTCGCGGGTCGGTCTGCTGGACGCTGACATCTACGGGCCGTCGATCCCCACGCTCGTTGGCGTCAAGGGACGGCCTTTCATCCGGGGCGATAAGGTCGAGCCGCTGGAGGCCGACGGCCTGAAACTCATGTCGATCGGCTTCCTGATCGAGCCGGACCAGGCGGTGGTGGCCCGCGGGCCGATCATTCATCAATATGTCACCCAGTTTCTCCACCAGGTCAATTGGGGCGAACTCGACTATCTGGTGATCGACCTGCCGCCCGGCACCGGCGACGTGCCGCTGACGCTGGCCCAGGCGCTGCCGTTGACTGGCGCGGTCGTCGTCTGCACCCCCCAGGAGGTCGCGCTGGCCGACGCGGTGCGGGCCGTCGCCATGTTCCGCAAGCTCAACGTTCCTCTGCTGGGCTTGGTCGAGAATATGAGCTATTACGTGGAAAGCGACGGGAAACGGGTTTACCTCTTTGGACGCGAAGGCGCGCGCCGCAAGGCCGAGGAGCTCAGCGTCCCATTCCTCGGGGAAGTCCCTCTGCACATCAGTTTACGCGAGAAGGGGGACGAGGGGCGATTCCGCGAGGTTTTTGCCGAGGAGGCTCCGTCACGCGACCATTTGTTGCGGGTCGTGGAGCAACTGGCCGCTCAGATCAGCATCCAGAACCATAAGAAACCCAAGCTGCCCAAGCTGGAGATTCTGGGTTGA
- a CDS encoding glycosyltransferase: MNELARGRTAEVTNASPRGPERLPVPEADDPTWTAFRNHWAVAVADVGWFTTDHLFREAAALGIPALLLTCLDWRNALNRGYSPRRFLTSPVGWGRGEQTRADGPDGPWRRELILPPGWMKRFPTLGMRPIAWTIGAWKRRIAPQRRLALVITYPHYLILRDALGSLVAGLVYYGVDDYRLYWPGAAAALEGLERRAVAESDLVAGASAALAERLAGYSPSEADRGRVIHLPHGHPSRWGQGEASAGAAVPKALAGLPRPWIGLVGTLGDRVDWPLLERLADEFAGGSLILVGRIDDDHASAPWRVARRRLLARSNVHPLGWQEQSEVAALNAAFDVGLIPYRLDDPFNQACCPTKLLDGLGSGRPLVATALPECQRHAGLIGLARDAEEFIAEVRRALEEDSPKARAARLERAADWSCRRQLLRLLGALAKQVEANRPTLADDRLAG; this comes from the coding sequence TTGAACGAACTGGCCCGAGGTCGGACGGCGGAAGTTACGAATGCGTCCCCTCGGGGGCCGGAACGGTTGCCGGTTCCCGAGGCGGACGACCCGACCTGGACCGCCTTTCGCAACCATTGGGCGGTCGCGGTGGCCGACGTCGGTTGGTTCACCACCGACCACCTTTTCCGCGAGGCCGCCGCGTTGGGGATTCCCGCGCTGTTGCTCACCTGCCTCGACTGGCGCAACGCCCTTAATCGGGGTTACTCCCCCCGTCGTTTTCTGACCAGTCCCGTCGGTTGGGGACGCGGCGAGCAAACCCGCGCAGATGGTCCCGATGGTCCCTGGCGTCGGGAGCTGATCCTGCCGCCTGGCTGGATGAAACGGTTCCCCACCCTGGGGATGCGGCCGATTGCCTGGACCATCGGCGCTTGGAAGCGTCGGATCGCTCCTCAACGACGTTTGGCTCTGGTGATCACCTATCCGCACTATTTGATCCTGCGCGACGCGCTGGGGTCGTTGGTGGCGGGGTTGGTTTACTACGGTGTGGATGATTATCGACTCTACTGGCCGGGTGCGGCAGCGGCGCTTGAGGGTTTGGAACGGCGGGCGGTCGCCGAAAGCGACCTAGTGGCGGGTGCCTCAGCGGCGTTGGCGGAGCGTTTGGCCGGGTATTCGCCGTCGGAAGCCGATCGAGGGCGGGTCATCCATTTGCCTCATGGTCATCCGTCGCGGTGGGGTCAGGGTGAAGCGTCAGCCGGAGCGGCGGTTCCCAAAGCGTTGGCTGGATTACCGCGTCCCTGGATTGGTCTGGTGGGGACGTTGGGGGATCGGGTCGATTGGCCCCTATTGGAACGTTTGGCCGACGAGTTCGCGGGCGGTTCGCTGATTCTCGTGGGACGGATCGACGACGACCACGCCTCGGCACCCTGGCGGGTCGCCCGTAGGCGGTTGCTGGCGCGGAGCAATGTGCATCCACTGGGCTGGCAGGAGCAATCTGAAGTGGCCGCGCTCAACGCCGCCTTCGATGTGGGACTGATTCCTTATCGGCTTGACGATCCCTTCAACCAGGCGTGTTGTCCCACCAAGCTGCTGGATGGTCTGGGGTCGGGGCGTCCTCTGGTGGCCACTGCGCTTCCAGAGTGCCAACGTCACGCCGGCCTCATCGGCTTGGCCCGCGACGCCGAGGAGTTTATCGCGGAGGTTCGCCGAGCCCTGGAGGAAGATTCCCCCAAAGCGCGAGCCGCGCGTTTGGAGCGCGCGGCGGATTGGAGCTGCCGCCGTCAGTTGCTCCGTCTGTTAGGGGCCCTGGCCAAGCAAGTCGAGGCCAACCGCCCGACGCTGGCTGACGATCGCCTGGCGGGATAG